A single region of the Kocuria rosea genome encodes:
- a CDS encoding NAD(P)-dependent oxidoreductase translates to MSTPLSVGFLGLGAMGAPMALALARAGFPVRGFDVSPRAGEVVGDALELLADPREAAAGADVVVVMVATGAQLHDVLFGERGIADALDPDTVLLVMATVGPQAVESAAQGLESRGVRRVVDAPVSGGTARAATGDLLVMVGGADQDVAAVRPLLDAMAANAPLVGPRVGDGQRFKVVNQLLCGVHIAVAGEALALADSMGLDPAQCLEVLSTGAATSFMFEDRGPRMLQGEQAEVRSALDIFVKDMGLVTDAARAVAQPVPLASAAEQLYVRGRREGHGRHDDSSVFDILRSR, encoded by the coding sequence ATGAGCACACCCCTGTCCGTCGGCTTCCTCGGGCTGGGCGCCATGGGCGCCCCCATGGCCCTCGCCCTGGCCCGCGCCGGCTTCCCCGTCCGCGGCTTCGACGTCTCCCCCCGCGCCGGGGAGGTCGTGGGCGACGCCCTGGAGCTGCTGGCCGATCCCCGGGAGGCCGCGGCCGGCGCGGACGTCGTCGTCGTCATGGTCGCGACCGGGGCGCAGCTGCACGACGTCCTGTTCGGCGAGCGCGGCATCGCCGACGCCCTGGACCCGGACACGGTCCTGCTCGTGATGGCGACCGTCGGCCCCCAGGCCGTGGAGTCCGCCGCGCAGGGCCTCGAGAGCCGCGGCGTCCGGCGGGTCGTCGACGCCCCGGTGTCCGGCGGCACGGCGCGCGCCGCCACCGGGGACCTGCTCGTGATGGTCGGCGGCGCGGACCAGGACGTCGCCGCTGTCCGGCCGCTGCTGGACGCGATGGCCGCCAACGCCCCGCTCGTCGGCCCCCGGGTCGGCGACGGGCAGCGGTTCAAGGTGGTCAACCAGCTGCTGTGCGGGGTGCACATCGCCGTGGCGGGCGAGGCGCTGGCCCTGGCGGACTCCATGGGCCTGGACCCGGCGCAGTGCCTGGAGGTCCTCTCGACCGGGGCCGCCACGTCCTTCATGTTCGAGGACCGCGGGCCGCGGATGCTGCAGGGCGAGCAGGCCGAGGTCCGCTCCGCCCTGGACATCTTCGTCAAGGACATGGGTCTGGTCACCGACGCCGCCCGGGCGGTCGCCCAGCCGGTGCCGCTGGCCTCGGCGGCCGAGCAGCTCTACGTGCGCGGCCGCCGCGAGGGCCACGGCCGGCACGACGACTCCTCGGTCTTCGACATCCTCCGCTCCCGGTAG
- a CDS encoding MFS transporter — protein MSTEDRVAASADPNDSPENRGGLKKVVAASMAGTVVEWYEFFLFATASTLVFGQLFFVDTGNPLDGILKAFLIYAVGFIARPLGGIVFGHFGDKYGRKHLLQISIVMVGAATFLMGCLPGFEQVGYWAPAMLVVLRFVQGFAVGGEWGGAVLLVAEHSPNKERGFWSSWPQAAVPLGNLLATVVLLTLSFTLSEEAFLSWGWRVGFWLSIVIVAIGYYIRTHVTDAAIFKEAQQEVREEKSAAYGVGEVFRRYPRGVFGAMGLRFAENILYYVVVTFSITYLSTQRDVDTSRILLLLLIAHVIHAICVPLVGRATDRVGRRPMYAAGAFLGIFWAFIAFPMFNTDNSFIILASITIGLMIHALMYAGQPAIMAEMFPTRMRYSGVSLGYQVTSIVAGSLAPIIATALLREFNSWVPIAIYIAIACLITLFAVWTLRETKGISLQDIDAEDRRRLSEEKSAEDRTS, from the coding sequence ATGAGCACCGAGGACAGGGTCGCCGCGTCGGCGGACCCGAACGACTCCCCCGAGAACCGGGGCGGGCTGAAGAAGGTCGTGGCGGCCTCGATGGCCGGCACGGTCGTGGAGTGGTACGAGTTCTTCCTCTTCGCCACCGCGTCCACCCTGGTCTTCGGCCAGCTCTTCTTCGTGGACACCGGCAACCCGCTGGACGGCATCCTCAAGGCGTTCCTGATCTACGCGGTCGGCTTCATCGCCCGCCCGCTTGGCGGCATCGTCTTCGGCCACTTCGGCGACAAGTACGGGCGCAAGCACCTGCTGCAGATCTCGATCGTCATGGTCGGCGCCGCCACCTTCCTCATGGGCTGCCTGCCCGGCTTCGAGCAGGTCGGCTACTGGGCCCCCGCCATGCTGGTGGTGCTGCGCTTCGTGCAGGGCTTCGCGGTGGGCGGCGAGTGGGGCGGCGCGGTCCTGCTCGTGGCCGAGCACTCCCCCAACAAGGAGCGCGGCTTCTGGTCCAGCTGGCCGCAGGCCGCCGTGCCGCTGGGCAACCTGCTGGCCACCGTCGTGCTGCTCACCCTGTCCTTCACCCTCTCCGAGGAGGCCTTCCTCTCCTGGGGCTGGCGCGTGGGCTTCTGGCTCTCGATCGTCATCGTGGCCATCGGCTACTACATCCGCACCCACGTGACGGACGCCGCGATCTTCAAGGAGGCCCAGCAGGAGGTCCGCGAGGAGAAGTCCGCCGCCTACGGCGTGGGCGAGGTCTTCCGCCGCTACCCCCGCGGCGTCTTCGGCGCCATGGGCCTGCGCTTCGCCGAGAACATCCTCTACTACGTGGTGGTCACCTTCTCGATCACCTACCTGTCCACCCAGCGTGACGTGGACACCAGCCGGATCCTGCTCCTGCTGCTGATCGCCCACGTGATCCACGCGATCTGCGTGCCGCTCGTCGGCCGGGCCACCGACAGGGTGGGCCGCCGCCCGATGTACGCCGCGGGCGCCTTCCTCGGCATCTTCTGGGCGTTCATCGCCTTCCCGATGTTCAACACGGACAACAGCTTCATCATCCTGGCGTCCATCACCATCGGCCTGATGATCCACGCGCTCATGTACGCCGGGCAGCCGGCCATCATGGCCGAGATGTTCCCCACCCGGATGCGCTACTCGGGCGTCTCCCTGGGCTACCAGGTGACCTCGATCGTGGCCGGCTCGCTGGCCCCGATCATCGCCACCGCCCTGCTGCGCGAGTTCAACTCCTGGGTGCCGATCGCGATCTACATCGCCATCGCCTGCCTCATCACCCTCTTCGCGGTGTGGACGCTGCGCGAGACCAAGGGCATCTCCCTGCAGGATATCGACGCCGAGGACCGGCGCCGGCTCTCCGAGGAGAAGTCCGCCGAGGACCGGACCTCCTGA
- a CDS encoding four-carbon acid sugar kinase family protein, translating to MTAPRTLLVLDDDPTGSQCVHDVDVVLELDPAPVLDVVRHPGRTCFVLTNSRARPEAEAVAINTELVSAVLEALTAEHLPLPHLVSRSDSTLRGHVIAEPTALADVLARHGVAVDGFLLAPAMLEAGRYTEDDVHYAVLQGRPMPVGETDFAADATFGYSSSDLKDFLVERSGGTLGRDAILSIGLTDIRSGGVDAVAGILRRARDRAWVVVNATEYADLDTVAQALAVLEAEGRTFVTRCGPSFVRPLAGLTDSRELGPEDIVVGPGRLPHGIVAVGSHVGLTNRQLAELRTRRDLFEVELHVPTLLDDNARPGYVADAVARITEALGSRDAVVWTSRELVRTDDPDESLAIARSVSDALVEVVHGVAQARPAWVVAKGGITSHEVAHRGLGIRRATVAGQFFPGQISMFQPTDAPDTTRGGPYVVFPGNVGTESALADVVEVLDRAAAHTRTSDPQENPS from the coding sequence CGACGTCGACGTCGTCCTCGAGCTCGACCCCGCCCCCGTGCTGGACGTCGTCCGGCACCCCGGGCGCACCTGCTTCGTGCTCACCAACAGCCGGGCCCGGCCCGAGGCCGAGGCCGTGGCGATCAACACCGAGCTCGTCTCCGCGGTGCTGGAGGCCCTCACCGCCGAGCACCTGCCCCTGCCCCACCTCGTCTCCCGCAGCGACTCCACGCTGCGCGGGCACGTCATCGCCGAACCCACGGCCCTCGCCGACGTCCTCGCGCGGCACGGGGTGGCGGTCGACGGGTTCCTCCTCGCCCCGGCCATGCTCGAGGCCGGCCGCTACACCGAGGACGACGTCCACTACGCGGTCCTGCAGGGCCGCCCGATGCCCGTGGGGGAGACCGACTTCGCCGCGGACGCCACCTTCGGCTACTCCTCCTCCGACCTCAAGGACTTCCTCGTGGAGCGCTCCGGCGGGACGCTGGGCCGGGACGCGATCCTCTCCATCGGCCTGACGGACATCCGCTCCGGGGGCGTGGACGCGGTCGCCGGCATCCTGCGCCGGGCCCGGGACCGGGCCTGGGTGGTCGTCAACGCCACGGAGTACGCGGACCTCGACACCGTGGCGCAGGCCCTCGCCGTCCTCGAGGCCGAGGGCCGCACGTTCGTCACCCGGTGCGGCCCGTCCTTCGTGCGGCCCCTGGCCGGGCTGACCGACTCGCGCGAGCTCGGCCCCGAGGACATCGTGGTGGGCCCCGGGCGCCTCCCGCACGGAATCGTGGCCGTCGGCTCCCACGTGGGGCTCACCAACCGCCAGCTCGCCGAGCTGCGGACCCGCCGCGACCTCTTCGAGGTCGAGCTCCACGTGCCCACCCTGCTCGACGACAACGCCCGCCCCGGCTACGTGGCCGACGCCGTCGCGCGGATCACCGAGGCGCTGGGGAGCCGCGACGCGGTCGTGTGGACGAGCCGCGAGCTCGTGCGCACGGACGACCCCGACGAGTCGCTGGCCATCGCCCGGTCGGTCTCCGACGCGCTCGTGGAGGTTGTGCACGGGGTGGCGCAGGCCCGCCCGGCGTGGGTCGTGGCCAAGGGCGGGATCACCTCCCACGAGGTGGCCCACCGCGGTCTCGGCATCCGCCGGGCCACCGTGGCCGGCCAGTTCTTCCCCGGCCAGATCTCCATGTTCCAGCCCACCGACGCCCCGGACACCACCCGGGGCGGGCCCTATGTGGTCTTCCCCGGCAACGTGGGCACCGAGAGCGCCCTCGCCGACGTCGTGGAGGTCCTCGACCGGGCCGCCGCACACACCCGCACCTCTGATCCCCAGGAGAACCCGTCATGA
- a CDS encoding LysR family transcriptional regulator translates to MSHGADDLLLLLAVVRHGSYAGAAADLGLSHTTVSRRMAALEKTVGARLLVRTGEMWEPSELGRKFVAAGEEIEAALGSLPLGAGGRGSTVNGVVRALAPDGFGGVVMGAAMRRLIEEHPGVRLEMINAARRAQTNPVGIDLEVVVGRPEVSRKEAFHLADYSLGVYASRDYLAAHPAIRTPDQVQEHPLIYFVDSMQDVAELDIPRRRFPRMRQGVGATSSVVHVELTRAGAGVGLLPCYLAERAGDLVRLFPQELWFPVEYWVVSRADLLRRPAVRAVMTAIRAAVADMKDELIAAPAADTD, encoded by the coding sequence TTGTCGCACGGTGCCGACGACCTCCTGCTGCTGCTCGCGGTGGTCCGCCACGGCTCCTACGCCGGCGCCGCCGCGGACCTCGGGCTCAGTCACACGACCGTGTCGCGGCGGATGGCGGCGCTCGAGAAGACCGTGGGCGCCCGGCTGCTCGTGCGCACCGGGGAGATGTGGGAGCCCAGCGAGCTGGGCCGGAAGTTCGTGGCCGCCGGCGAGGAGATCGAGGCGGCGCTGGGCTCCCTCCCGCTCGGCGCGGGCGGGCGCGGCAGCACCGTCAACGGCGTGGTGCGGGCGCTGGCTCCGGACGGCTTCGGCGGCGTGGTGATGGGCGCGGCCATGCGGCGGCTCATCGAGGAGCACCCCGGGGTGCGGCTGGAGATGATCAACGCGGCACGGCGGGCGCAGACCAACCCGGTGGGCATCGACCTGGAGGTGGTCGTCGGGCGCCCGGAGGTCTCCCGCAAGGAGGCCTTCCACCTGGCCGACTACTCCCTGGGCGTCTATGCCTCCCGGGACTACCTGGCCGCCCACCCGGCCATCCGCACGCCCGACCAGGTGCAGGAGCACCCGCTCATCTACTTCGTGGACTCCATGCAGGACGTCGCGGAGCTGGACATCCCGCGCCGGCGGTTCCCGCGGATGCGCCAGGGCGTGGGGGCGACGTCCTCGGTGGTGCACGTGGAGCTCACCCGGGCGGGCGCCGGGGTCGGGCTGCTGCCCTGCTATCTCGCCGAGCGGGCCGGGGACCTGGTCCGGCTCTTCCCCCAGGAGCTGTGGTTCCCCGTGGAGTACTGGGTGGTCTCCCGCGCCGACCTGCTGCGCCGGCCCGCCGTGCGGGCGGTCATGACCGCGATCCGCGCGGCCGTGGCCGACATGAAGGACGAGCTCATCGCCGCCCCGGCGGCGGACACGGACTGA